The segment CACCGCAAAATATTGAAGCTGAACAAGCGGTTCTAGGTTCTGTTTTTCTAGACGCTGAAACGATCATCGATGCCATGGAGTACATAGAACCGAAAGATTTTTATCGTCGGGGACATCAAATCATTTTTGAAATCATGATCGAATTGAATGACCGTAGTGAAGCGATTGATGTCGTGACCGTCAAAGATCGTTTGGAGCAACGAAATCTCTTGGAAGATGCTGGTGGAGTCAGTTACTTATCTGATTTAGCTTTAGCTGTACCAACGGCAGCGAACATTGTCTACTACGCAAAAATCGTGGAAGAAAAATCATTGCTCCGTAATTTGATCCAAACAGCAACAGGGATCGTGACTAGAGGATTTGAACAAGGAGAAGAAGTCCAATCCATCTTAGATGATGCGGAACGTAGCATCCTTGAAGTATCAGAAAAACGTAACCGTAGCGGGTTCTTATCTATTGCGGAAGTCTTGAATTCTACGATTGAAAATATTGACCAACTCGCGCAAAACAATGAAGAGATCACAGGTTTGCCAACTGGTTACCAAGGATTAGATAAAATGACTGCTGGCTTCCAAGCAGAAGAGCTGATTATTTTGGCTGCACGTCCGGCAGTAGGGAAAACAGCCTTTGCCTTGAATATTGCCCAAAATGTTGGTACAAAAACGGATCGTTCTGTAGCGATCTTCAGTCTAGAGATGGGGGCAGAATCACTGGTCAACCGGATGCTTTGTGCGGAAGGTTCGATTGAAGCGAGTCACTTACGTACGGGACAGCTGTCCGAAGAAGAATGGTCCAATTTGATTGTTGCGATGGGTAGTTTATCGAAAGCAAATATCTTTATTGATGATACACCAGGGATCAAAATCTCTGAGATACGAGCAAAATGTCGGAAACTTGCACAAGAAAAAGGAAATCTAGGCTTGATACTCATCGATTACTTGCAGTTGATCGAAGGAAATGGGAAAGAAAACCGTCAACAAGAAGTATCCGATATCTCACGTCAATTGAAAAAACTAGCGAAAGAATTAAAAGTTCCCGTCATTGCTCTTTCCCAGCTTTCTCGTGGAGTGGAACAACGCCAAGATAAACGACCTGTCTTAAGTGATATCCGTGAGTCTGGTTCGATTGAGCAGGATGCGGATATCGTGGCATTCTTATATCGTGATGATTACTACGAACGTGAAGGTGGCGAAGATGGTGATGCGCCAGAACCACAAAACGATAATGTGATCGAAGTCATCATTGAAAAAAACCGGAGTGGAGCAAGGGGAACGGTCGAATTGCTCTTTATCAAAGAATACAATAAATTTTCCTCGCTTTCTCCGCGAGAAGAATATTAGGACGAATAAATCTGAATAAATCAAACATCGAGGTCGGGACAGAAGTGTTTAGCCTCGAGAAATAAGGTGCCAGCCACGAAAATTGTTCTTCAAATTTTTGTGGCTGGCGCTTTATTTTTCAAAGAGGTTATTTCTATTCCCACCGTTTATTCGATTTTTGGTGGTGCGAGAGGACGAATGTCCGAAGATGGTTTTTCAAACTCAGTCAGGTCAGGCGCCTACTTGTTAGTAACCAATGGAACATAGAAAATTATAATGTTCGCTTTTTAAACGTTTTCTCTAAAATATATTAAATATCATTCGATTTTAGTTGAATAAAGTTTGAAGTATTGTTACAATAATTCAGGATTAAATAATATTAAATGAGGTGTTCAAATGTCATCTGTAGTAGTAGTGGGTACACAATGGGGCGACGAAGGGAAAGGAAAAATTACTGACTTTCTTAGTGAAAATGCTGAAGTGATCGCACGGTACCAAGGTGGCGACAATGCGGGACACACAATTAAATTCGATGGTGTTACGTATAAACTGCACTTGATTCCTTCGGGGATTTTTTACAAAGATAAAATCAGCGTGATCGGGAATGGTGTAGTAGTCAATCCGAAATCTTTAGTCAAAGAATTGGCTTATTTACATGAAAAAAATGTGACGACAGATAATTTACGTATTTCTGATCGTGCGCATGTGATTTTACCGTATCATATCAAATTAGACCAATTGCAAGAAGATGCAAAAGGAGAAAATAAAATCGGTACGACCATCAAAGGGATTGGCCCTGCTTATATGGACAAAGCCGCTCGTGTCGGTATCCGTGTAGCCGATTTATTAGATAAAGAAATTTTTGAAGAGCGTTTACGAGTGAATCTAGACGATAAAAACCGTCAATTTGTGAAAATGTTCGATTCAGAGCCAATTGAATTTGAAGAAATCTTTGAAGAATACTACGAATATGGACAACAAATCAAACAATACGTGACGGATACATCAGTTATCTTAAATGATGCGTTAGATTCAGGAAAACGTGTTTTATTTGAAGGCGCACAAGGTGTGATGTTGGATATCGATCAAGGAACGTATCCGTTTGTTACCTCATCAAATCCAGTGGCTGGTGGTGTGACGATCGGTAGTGGTGTCGGACCTTCAAAAATCAATAAAGTGGTCGGTGTATGTAAAGCTTACACTTCACGTGTGGGAGATGGCCCATTCCCTACTGAATTGTTTGATGAAACAGGTCAACAAATTCGTGAAGTCGGTCGCGAATATGGTACAACGACTGGACGTCCACGTCGTGTCGGCTGGTTTGATACAGTCGTGATGCGTCACTCAAAACGTGTGTCAGGTATCACGAATCTATCATTGAATTCGATCGATGTCTTGAGCGGTTTGGAAACAGTGAAAATCTGTACAGCATACGAATTAGACGGTGAACGAATCTATCATTATCCAGCGAGTTTGAAAGAATTGAACCGTTGCAAACCAATCTACGAAGAATTGCCAGGTTGGTCAGAAGACATTACTGCTTGTCGCACACTAGCTGAATTACCAGAAAATGCTCGTAACTATGTAAGACGTATCTCAGAGCTTGTAGGCGTGCGTATTTCAACATTTTCAGTAGGTCCTGACCGAAACCAAACAAATATCTTAGAAAGCGTGTGGGCGCAAATCTAAGCCTTTCAGTGATGATTCGCTAACAGGAACATTCTTTAAGAATGAGTGGACCACTGAAATCACGAGAAATAAATGAAATCGGGACAGAAGTGTTTAGCCTCGAGAAATACGGCGACAACCACGAAAATTGTTTTTCTAATTTTTGTGGTTGTCGCTTTATTTCCCAAGAGATTACTCCTCTTGCCATTATTTATCGGTTTTAGAGCGACACACAAAAATGAATGTGACTTTTGTTTTAGACTGATCGTATTCATTTAAGCGTTCGCTTGATTGGCTTGTACCAAGTACAACGAATATAAGAGCTGAAGTTATTTAAAATTAAAGGAGTTTGCTATAATAGACTGCGATGAAAAGTGGAGAAAAAAAGGAGTTGGAACGAATGTATCAAATAGTCACAGATTCATGTTGCGATCTGCCCTATCAAGTGTTGGCAAATGCAAATGTTGATTTTTTATCCATGGAGATCCAGATTGGTGAGGAAATACGAATCGATGATCTGGGAAAAACATTTGATTATGAAGGGTACATCCAACAGTTACGTGAAGGAGCAATGCCTACGACCTCACAAATCAATGTGGGTCGCTATTTGGAGTTCTTCCGTAGCTATGTGGAGAAAGGTATCCCAGTCTTGTACGTTGCTTTTTCGAGTGGCATGAGTGGTTCTTACAGCAGTGCCTTACAAGCAGTCGAATTATTGAAAGAAACCTATGAGGACCCGCAAGTTCATGTGTTTGATACGAAAGCCGCAAGTATCGGGGAAGGACTACTTGTATTAGAAGCTGTTCGTTTGAAAGAATCGGGTTATTCTTTGGAAGAAACATTGGCTTGGTTACAAAATAATTACCTCAAAGTTCATTCTTGGGTAACCGTTGATGATTTAAAACATTTAGAACGTGGAGGACGCATCTCTAAAGCAAGTGCTGCTATTGGTAGTCTGTTAAGCGTGAAGCCGATCATTACCGTTGAACCAAGTGGTCATTTGAAGAATGTCGATAAAGTGCGTGGTAGAAACAAATCCATTCAGAAAATCGTGGAGGAAACGGTCAAAACGATCGTAGCTCCATTGGAACAAACGGTGTATATCGCTTATGCCGGAGACCTAGAAAGTGCTGAGAAAGCCAAAAAATTATTAGAAGAAAATATCAAAACAAAAGAAATCAAACTCTATCCCTTAGGACCAACGATCGCCAGTCATACAGGCTATGGGTGTATCGCCATCTTTTCAATGGGTGTGAGTCGATAAAAAAGAAAAACAGCTGTACAACGTAAGATTACTCACGTTGTACAGCTGTTTTTATAGTTATTTTTGGAATATTTAGTTCCACAATTGTTCTAATTGTTTTTGGATGTCTTTGTTCTCTAAGAATTCATCATATGTCGTATCTGCACGATCGATCACGCCTTTATCAGAAACAGCAATGATACGATTTGCTAACGTTTGGATGAATTGGTGGTCATGAGAAGCAAATAGGATCGAACCTGAAAATGCCATCAAACCATCATTCAATGCAGTAATTGATTCTAAATCTAAATGATTCGTTGGGTCGTCTAAGACAAGGACGTTTGCTTTTGAAAGCATCAATTTAGAAAGCATGCAACGCACTTTTTCGCCCCCAGAAAGAACATTCACGGGTTTTAGTACTTCCTCTCCAGAAAACAACATACGACCTAAGAAGCTACGTAAGAACGTATTGTCGTCTTCTTCTTTACTTGCATATTGACGTAACCAATCAAGAATCGTTAAGTCCGTATCGAATTCCTTCGTTGTATCCTTTGGTAGATAAGCATTGCTAGTTGTTACACCCCAACGGACAGTACCGGTATCAGGTGTTAGATCGCCCATGATAACTTTAAATAGCGTTGTAGTTGTTATATCGTTTTCGGCAACGAATGCTACCTTGTCTTCTTTGTTTAATGTAAATGATATATCATCTAAAATCTTTTTACCATCTATTGTCACACTAACGTTTTCTACCTGTAGTAAGTCATTTCCAATTTCACGCTCTGGTTTGAATCCAACGAAAGGATAGCGACGTGAAGAAGGTTGGATATCATCCAATGTGATTTTTTCTAACATTTTTTTACGGGATGTCGCTTGTTTTGATTTTGACGCATTTGCACTGAAACGTGCGATAAAGTCTTGTAATTCTTTGATTTGTTCTTCTTTTTTCGCATTGGCGTTTGCTTGTAACTTAGTTGCTAATTGGCTTGATTCTAACCAGAAATCGTAGTTTCCTACATAAAGCTTGATTTTTCCAAAGTCTAAATCTGCCATGTGGGTACATACTTTATTCAAGAAATGACGGTCATGGGAAACAACGATCACTGTATTCTCAAATTCGATCAAAAATTCTTCTAACCAGTTGATCGATTGGATATCTAGTCCGTTTGTCGGCTCATCTAAAAGTAAAACATCTGGTTTACCGAATAGCGTTTGTGCAAGCAACACTTTCACTTTTTGGCCACCAGTTAGTTCGCTCATCAATTGATGATGCAACTCTTCAGGAATATTTAATCCTTGGAGTAAAACGGCTGCTTCTGGTTCTGCTTCCCATCCGTTTAATTCTGCAAATTCGCCTTCTAATTCTGCCGCACGAATCCCATCTTCATCTGTGAAATCTTCTTTCATATAGATGGCATCTTTTTCTTTCATTACTTCATATAAACGTTTATGACCCATGATTACTGTTTCCATCACAGTATATTCTTCATAGTCATAGTGGTTTTGTTTCAAAACAGCCATACGTTCATCTGGACCTAATGTGACAGAGCCTGTTGAAGGTTGCAAGTCACCTGATAATACTTTAAGGAATGTTGATTTACCTGCGCCATTTGCTCCAATTAAGCCATAACAATTGCCGGGAGTGAATTTTATATTAACATCATCAAATAGTTTGCGATCTGAAAAGTGCAAACTTACATCATTTACAGTAATCAATTTTTTTCCTCACTTTATGTTTATAATATTTGCCAAGTCTTCTAGAATTATATAGGGGAATGTTGAAAGTTTCAAGGAAATCAGTAATTCTTTACGTTTCACGTGAAACAATCAAAAGAAGAAAAGAGATAAACCGTTTTTTACAACTAAAGCATTTTCATAAATGCTAAATTTTTGAAGTTATTTAAATGGGGGCGTAAGATAGAAATAGATTAGAAGAAAGTAGGGATTAAAATGAAAGAAAGTAGAAAAATTGATTGGGGTTCACTTATTTTGGGGATACTATTTGTTTTAGTTTCCTTGATTTCTTTTCGCGATCCAGTAGGTAACTTAGTTGCTATCGTTATTGTATTTGCTATTTTTGCGATCCTAAAAGGATTATTTGAGTTATTTCTACGTAGTCGAGTAAAAGAACTGACAGGATATAAAGGGAAGATGCCGATAGTGATTGGGATCATTGATTTATTGATTGGGATCTTTTTCATTTTCAATATTGGTGCGGGGGTAGTTGCACTACCATTTGTCTTCGCTGTTTGGTTTATTATTGATTCTGTTTTGGCTTTATTTAC is part of the Enterococcus mundtii genome and harbors:
- the dnaB gene encoding replicative DNA helicase, with amino-acid sequence MSEVWQDRIPPQNIEAEQAVLGSVFLDAETIIDAMEYIEPKDFYRRGHQIIFEIMIELNDRSEAIDVVTVKDRLEQRNLLEDAGGVSYLSDLALAVPTAANIVYYAKIVEEKSLLRNLIQTATGIVTRGFEQGEEVQSILDDAERSILEVSEKRNRSGFLSIAEVLNSTIENIDQLAQNNEEITGLPTGYQGLDKMTAGFQAEELIILAARPAVGKTAFALNIAQNVGTKTDRSVAIFSLEMGAESLVNRMLCAEGSIEASHLRTGQLSEEEWSNLIVAMGSLSKANIFIDDTPGIKISEIRAKCRKLAQEKGNLGLILIDYLQLIEGNGKENRQQEVSDISRQLKKLAKELKVPVIALSQLSRGVEQRQDKRPVLSDIRESGSIEQDADIVAFLYRDDYYEREGGEDGDAPEPQNDNVIEVIIEKNRSGARGTVELLFIKEYNKFSSLSPREEY
- a CDS encoding HdeD family acid-resistance protein, with the protein product MKESRKIDWGSLILGILFVLVSLISFRDPVGNLVAIVIVFAIFAILKGLFELFLRSRVKELTGYKGKMPIVIGIIDLLIGIFFIFNIGAGVVALPFVFAVWFIIDSVLALFTADLFRGISEGHYWFTVVINVLGILLGIILLFNPLSSALTLSFLVGFYFMVVGINQIVYAFR
- a CDS encoding DegV family protein, with translation MYQIVTDSCCDLPYQVLANANVDFLSMEIQIGEEIRIDDLGKTFDYEGYIQQLREGAMPTTSQINVGRYLEFFRSYVEKGIPVLYVAFSSGMSGSYSSALQAVELLKETYEDPQVHVFDTKAASIGEGLLVLEAVRLKESGYSLEETLAWLQNNYLKVHSWVTVDDLKHLERGGRISKASAAIGSLLSVKPIITVEPSGHLKNVDKVRGRNKSIQKIVEETVKTIVAPLEQTVYIAYAGDLESAEKAKKLLEENIKTKEIKLYPLGPTIASHTGYGCIAIFSMGVSR
- a CDS encoding ABC-F family ATP-binding cassette domain-containing protein; this translates as MITVNDVSLHFSDRKLFDDVNIKFTPGNCYGLIGANGAGKSTFLKVLSGDLQPSTGSVTLGPDERMAVLKQNHYDYEEYTVMETVIMGHKRLYEVMKEKDAIYMKEDFTDEDGIRAAELEGEFAELNGWEAEPEAAVLLQGLNIPEELHHQLMSELTGGQKVKVLLAQTLFGKPDVLLLDEPTNGLDIQSINWLEEFLIEFENTVIVVSHDRHFLNKVCTHMADLDFGKIKLYVGNYDFWLESSQLATKLQANANAKKEEQIKELQDFIARFSANASKSKQATSRKKMLEKITLDDIQPSSRRYPFVGFKPEREIGNDLLQVENVSVTIDGKKILDDISFTLNKEDKVAFVAENDITTTTLFKVIMGDLTPDTGTVRWGVTTSNAYLPKDTTKEFDTDLTILDWLRQYASKEEDDNTFLRSFLGRMLFSGEEVLKPVNVLSGGEKVRCMLSKLMLSKANVLVLDDPTNHLDLESITALNDGLMAFSGSILFASHDHQFIQTLANRIIAVSDKGVIDRADTTYDEFLENKDIQKQLEQLWN
- a CDS encoding adenylosuccinate synthase — encoded protein: MSSVVVVGTQWGDEGKGKITDFLSENAEVIARYQGGDNAGHTIKFDGVTYKLHLIPSGIFYKDKISVIGNGVVVNPKSLVKELAYLHEKNVTTDNLRISDRAHVILPYHIKLDQLQEDAKGENKIGTTIKGIGPAYMDKAARVGIRVADLLDKEIFEERLRVNLDDKNRQFVKMFDSEPIEFEEIFEEYYEYGQQIKQYVTDTSVILNDALDSGKRVLFEGAQGVMLDIDQGTYPFVTSSNPVAGGVTIGSGVGPSKINKVVGVCKAYTSRVGDGPFPTELFDETGQQIREVGREYGTTTGRPRRVGWFDTVVMRHSKRVSGITNLSLNSIDVLSGLETVKICTAYELDGERIYHYPASLKELNRCKPIYEELPGWSEDITACRTLAELPENARNYVRRISELVGVRISTFSVGPDRNQTNILESVWAQI